In Beutenbergia cavernae DSM 12333, the DNA window TCGAGCCGGAGATGCCGGCCCGGTCGGACTCGGACGACTAGTCCAGGTCGGGTCGCGCCGGTTCGTCGACGACGACGGCGGGTTCGTGCTCGTGGGACACAGCTGGGGAGGGCCGATCGTCAGGACCGCCGCCGCGGCGCGTCCCGGACGCGTCAGAGGCCTGGTCCTGGTCGACCCGGCCGACGAGGACTGTGCGGTCTACTCCTCACCCATGAACGAGCGGGTCAACCGGATCCAGGCGGCGTCGCCGACGAGGTCCGACGACTCGTGGCCGGCCTGCCGGACCCGAGATAGAGCCGGGCCTCAGAGCCGGCGACGCCGCCCCGTCCCGCCGCGCTGCCACGGGTGCGGTCCCGCGAGCGGGCGGTAGTTGACACCGAGAGCGTCGAGCCGCCGCAGGTGTCCGGGCATCCGGTCCAGCAGATCCGCCGCCTCACGCCGCTTCGCCGACGTCCACCCCGCCTCGGCGAGCGCGGCGAGCCGCGGGAACGCCATGTACTCGACGTCGCGCGGCGTCGGCATGTACTCCGTCCAGAGCTGGCCCTGCACGCCGAGGATGCGACCGGGAAGGTCCGCGGACCCCGGAGGCTCCGGCTCCCAGGCGGCGATGTCCTCGAGCGTGATCGTCCGGCGCGGCGCGAGAGGTTCGTCCTCGCCGCTCGAGGAGGCGTAGTCGAGGTAGGTCACGTGCTTCGGGCACATGACGACGTCGTGCCCGGCGGCGAGGCCCGCCAGCCCGTGCTCGACCCCGCGCCACGCCATGACCACCGTGTCGGCGGGCATCCCGCCGTCGTCGAGCACCTCGTCCCAGCCGACGACGCGCCGGCCGCGAGCGGTGAGGTCGGCGTGGATCGCGCGGAGGAACCAGCTCTGCAGCTCGTCCACCGACGCCAGCCCGAGCGCCGTGGCACGTTCTGCCGCCGCCGGACTCGCGCGCCACTCGGTGCGCGGCACCTCGTCGCCGCCGACGTGGACCCACGGACTCGGGAACAGGTCGGCGACGACGGCGAGCACGTCCCGCGCGAACGTCAGCGCCTCGTCGGTCGGGGCGAGGACGTGGTCCGAGATGCCCCAGGTGGTGCGCACATCGACCCGCTCGCCGGTGTTGCCGAGCTCCGGATAGGCGGCGAGCACGGACTGCACGTGGCCGGGAAGGTCCACCTCCGGCACCACGGTGATCCGGCGTCGCCGGGCGAACTCGACGATCTCGCGGACGTCGTCCGCCGTGTAGAAGCCACCGAGCGGTGTGCCGTCGAAGCCCGTATCGAGGCCGTGGCGACCGACCACCGTCTCGTCGCGCCAGGACGACACCTCGGTGAGCCGGGGCCATGACGGCACCTCCAGCCGCCATCCCTGGTCGTCGGTCAGGTGCAGGTGCACGACGTTCAGCCGGTGCAGCGCCGCGAGATCGATGAACCGCAGCACGAACGGGACGGGCATGAAGTGGCGTGCGACGTCGAGGTGGACGCCCCGCCAGCGGAACCGGGGCGTGTCCTCGATGACGCAGCACGGCATTGCGGGCGTCCCGCCGCGCCGGCCCTCCCTCAGCGCATCGGCTGGCAGCAGCTGTCGGAGCGTCTGGACGGCGCGGGCGAGCCCGTCCGCGGACGCACCGACCAGCTCGACGGCGTCGGGCGCCACCACGAGCCGGTACCCCTCGGCGTCGTCCGAGCAGGTGTCGTCCACCCGGAGGACCACCGCCCCTGCGGCGGCCTCCCCGGCGGGGACCCCGTGGACGTTCCCGCGCACACCGGCACGCAGCAGGTAGGACTGCAGGAGCCAGGCGGAGTCCAGGGCTGCGGGTTCGGCGACGAGCGCGGCGTCGGCGCCGAACCGGAAGGTCCCCGGCCTGGTCTCGACGTGCAGTGGCAGGGGGACGAGGGCGGTCGGGTCCGCGAGCTCAGGCACTGACACCTCCGGGGACGCCGTCCTCGACGACGAAGCTGGCACGGGTGCTGATCGGCGCGCCGGGCTGCGAGATGTAGGGCACGACGCGGTAGTCGGACCTCATCGTGTCGGGCGTGAGAGTCACGACGTTGTAGCCGCGCTGGAAGTTGCAGAACTTCATGTGCGGGTTCTCGGCGAGGTAGACCTCGCCGATGGGCAGCATGTCGGCGCCGTCGCGTCCGCTGGCGAGCGAGGTGCCGACGATCTCCGTGCCGATCACCGGGGAGTCGGGGTCGGCGTAGTCCGCCTTGAGCTCCATGAAGTAGTTGTTGTGGCGGTCGCCGGTGACGACGACGAGGTTGTCGACGCCACGCTCGTGCGCCTGGGTGAGCACGTGCTCGCGCTCGACGTTGTAGTTGTCCCAGACGCCGTAGTAGGAGATCTTCTCCGGGTCGGGGTCGCGGTCGAGCTGCGCCATCGGCTGCTGGTTGCCGATGACCTGCCACGTGGCCTCGGACGAGGAGAAGCCGTCGACGAGCCAGTCGCGCTGCGCGCCGCCGAGCATCGTGGCGTCGGGGTTGTCCCGCCCGCGCTCGGAGCGGTACTGGCGGGAGTCGAGCATCGTGAAGTCCGCGAGCGTGCCGTAGCCGATGCGCCGGTGGATCCGGATGCTCGGCCCGGACGGCATCTGCGTGTGCCGGAGGGGCAGGTTCTCGTACATCGCCTGGAACGCGTCGGCCTTGCGCTGTGCGAAGACGGCGGGGTCCTGGTCCGGTTCGTCGTCCGCCTCGGAGCGCGGGCCGAGCCAGTCGTTCTCGACCTCGTGGTCGTCGAACGTCGTGAGCCACGGGCACATCGCGTGGGCGGCCTGGAGGTGCGGGTCCGACTTGTACAGCGCGTACTGCAGGCGGTAGCGGTCGAGGTCGAAGCACTCCGTCCGCAGGTAGTCGGGCATCGGCGTGCCGTCGTGCAGGATCGGCTCCGGGACGTAGGACTCCTCGTAGATGTAGTCGCCGAGGTGCACCACGAGGTCCAGGTCCTCCTGCGCCAGGTGCTGCAGCGTCGTGTAGAAGCCGGCCTCGTAGCTCTGGCAGGAGGCGACGGCGAAGCGCAGGGACTGTGTCATCGTCCCCGGGGCCGGCGCCGTCCGCGTCCGGCCGGCCGGGGAGAGCTCCCGCCCGACCCGAAACCGGTACCAGTACTCGCGGTCGGGGCGGAGGCCGCTGATCTCCGGGTGCACGGAGTGCCCGAGCTCCGGCGTCGCGAACGCCGTCCCGGAGCGGACCACCCGACGGAAGCGCTCGTCCTCCGCCACCTGGTACTGGACCGGGACCTGCTTGTTCGGCATCCCGCCGCGGCCGTCCGGCGCGAGCGGGTCGACGGCGAGCCTCGTCCAGAGCACCACGCCGTCCGGCAGCGGATCGCCCGATGCGACGCCGAGCGTGAACGGGTACCCGCGCACGTGGGCGGAGGCCTCGGTGTCCTGCCACGCGCCGGTGCCGAGCATGACGGCGGCCGCCCCGGCGCCGGAGTATCCGAGGAACCTACGTCGGCTGACCTGTCTCCTGCCGCCGGCCATGGCGACTTCCCTTCGTCGGGGACCGGCTCCGATGACCGGCTCAGCCGGAACCCTCTCGACGGCGTCGGGAGACTGTCAAGGATCTAATTCAAATTAGCGACGAGAAGCCTGCCCGGCGGGTCTTGACGCGAGTCCGGCGAGTCCCTAGCGTGACCGTCTAATTCGAATTGGAGGGAGGTCACCGATGATCGGACGTCCACGACAGCGCGACATCGCCAGGTTGGCCGGTGTCTCCCAGACCACTGTCTCCTTGGCGCTCAACGGCAAGACGGCCGACTACGGCATCAACCCGGAGACCGAGCAGAAGATCATGGCCGCGGCCCGTGAGCTCGGGTACGTCCCGAACGTCACGGCCCGGGCGCTGCGCGGCGGGCGGAACAACCTGCTCGGCGTCCACGCGTTCGAGCCGTTGTTCCCGACGAGCCGCGAGTCCTACTACGAGGAGATCCTGGTCGGGATCGAGCAGGCGGCGATCCGTGCCGGGCAGGACCTCGTGCTGTTCACCTCGATCCACCAGCACGCTGGCCGCGCCAGCGTGTTCCACGAGGGGCGCAACCGCCTGAGGATCGCGGACGGTGCCGTGATCCTCGGCTTCGACGAGCACGACGACGAGCTCGCACGGCTCGCGGCCGAGGGCTACACGTTCGTGTTCGTCGGCCGGCGCGACAAGGCGTCGGCGCTCGGCCCGTACGTCGGGGCCGCCTACGTCGACGGCGTCGCCGACGTGACGCGCCGGATCCACGAGCTGGGGCACCGCCGCGTCGCGTATCTGGGGCTGAACGACCGGCTCGAGCCGCGCGTCGAGCGGCACCAGGGGTTCCGTCTCACGGCCGACGAGCTCGGCATGGACGTGGTCGACGAGAGGTGGTCGGCCGGCGAGGCCATCGACGGTCCGTGGCTCCGGCGTCTCGTCGGCTCGGGGGCGACTGCCCTGCTCGTGGAGAGCTCGGCGCAGCTCGAGCGGGTCGGCGCAGAGTGCGCGGCAGCCGGTATCGGCGTCCCCGACCAGCTGTCGGTCGTCGGGCTGGACTCCATCACCGACCCCGCCGCCACGACCCGCGAGTGGAGCCACCTGCGTGTGCCCAGGCGGGGGATGGGTGCGCGGGCCGTCGAGGTGCTGCTCGAGGTCCTCCACGGCGAACGGGAGCTCACGCACCACGAGCTCCTCACCTGCACGTTCGAGCCCGGGCGGACCCTCGCGCCGCCGGCTCGAGGGGCGTGACCGGCCCGACGCCGGCGTGCCCGTCATCGCTGTACCACCATCACGAGAGGAAGAGCAGATGAGACGCACTCGACGAGTGCCTTCACGTACGTGGGCCGGCACGGTCGCCGGTGCCGCTGCGCTGTCCCTGCTGGTCGCATGCAGCGGGGGTGGCGGAGCCGACGACGGCGACGACGCCGGTGCCGGCGACACGCTGACCGTCTGGTTCCCGGGCAAGAGCGAGTCCGAGATGGCCCTGATCAACGACACGATCGTCCCGGCGTTCGAGGAGGAGACCGGGGCCGAGGTCGAGGTCACGTTCGTGGACTGGCCGGACCTGTCGCCGAAGCTCAACGCGGCGTTCGCCGCCGGGACGGCGCCGGACGTCATCGGTCACGGTGTCGCGGCGACGGCGGACCTCGCGGCGAACGAGCGCATCCTCGACCTCTCGTCCTACATCGACGAGCTGGACCCGGAGCTGCACGACGACGTGGCGACGGCCCTGGCCGGCGGCGAGGTCGGCGGCACGCCGTACATGGTCCCGCTCATCATGACGTCCAGGCTGCTCGTGTACTCGGGCGCGGACTTCACGGAGGCCGGTCTCGACCCGGACGCGCCCCCCGCGACCTGGGAGGAGGTCCGTGAGACCGCCGAGCAGCTCACGGTGCGGGACGGCGACCAGATCACCCGGTCCGGACTGCTGCTCGGGAGCCAGCCGATCGCCAACCAGCAGTCGTTCGCCACGCTGCTCTGGTCGCACGGCGGCGACTTCCTGAACGAGGACGACTCCGAGGCCATCCTCGACTCCCCGGAAGGTGTCGAGGCGCTGCAGTACTTCGCCGACCTCTACCAGGGCGAGAACCCGGTGGACGGACTGCTCGGCGTCGAGTGGTCCGGCCTGCCGATCGGTGAGCAGCCCGTGGTCGCAGGGACGGCGTCCATGCAGCTGGTCAGTGCCGGCGCCATCGTCGACTACCAGGAGGCAGCGCCCGACCGCGACCTGCGACTCATGGCGCCCCCGTCGTTCGACGGGCACGAGCCCGGGACGTTCGGTGGCCCGGGGAACGGCCTCATGATCAACGCCGACAGCGACGTCCCCGACCTGGCCTGGGAGTTCATCGCCGGGATGATCGACCCCGAGACGAACCTCACGTACTCCCAGGAGCTCGGGCAGCTCCCGATCCACGCCTCCGCCGTCGAGTCCGACTACATCACCTCCAACCCGGACCTGGTGAGGGCTGTCGAGTCGCTCCCGTACGCCCACCCGAACCCGAACGTGCCGGGGTGGGTCCAGATGCGTGACGCCATGGGGCAGCACCTCGAGCGCGCGCTCCACGGCGAGGCCGAGCCCGCCGACGCGCTGGAGGCGTCAGCTGCCGAGATGGACGAGATCCTTGCCGCAGGCTCTTGAGGCCACCGCGCGCCGGCCGGAGACCCCGGCCGGCGCGCGGCCGCCGCAGCGACGGCGCGGGAAGCTGCGCAGCCCGATGGCACGGATGGGGATGCTGTTCGTCATTCCCGCCGCGCTGTACGTGGTCATCTTCCAGCTCGGCCCGGTGGTGTACGGCCTCGTGCTCAGCTTCAGCGCCTACTCGCCGCTGGACAGATCAGGTCCGCAGTTCATCGGGTGGGACAACTACGCCTCCATCTTCACCGACCCGACGTTCGCCCGGGCGATGGCCATCACCGGCCGCTACGTGCTCCAGGTGCTGCCGTTCACCGTCGTGATCGCGCTCGGGCTCGCGCTGCTGTCCAACCGTGTGTTCCGAGGTGTCGGGCTCTTCCGCACCGGGCTCTACGTGCCTCACGTCGTGTCGCTCACGGCCGTGAGCATGGTGTGGCTCTGGATCTACTCGGACACCGGGCTCGTCAACCAGGTGCTGGACCTCGTGGGTCTTCCCGGCCAGCGATGGTTGACCACGCAGGACGCCGCGCTCAACGCCGTCTCGGCCATGCGCATCTGGAAAGCGCTCGGGAGCAACATGGTGCTGCTGCTCGCCGGGCTGCAGACCGTGCCGAAGGTCCTGTACGAGGCGGCCAAGGTGGACGGCGCGAACGCGTGGCAGCAGTTCCGTGCGGTGACGCTGCCCGGCCTGCGGCCGATGCTGACCTACGTCGTCGCGATGGACATCATCTTCCTCGCGCAGGGCTTCCCGGAGATCTTCGTGCTCACACAGGGCGGACCGTACGGGAGCACGACGACCGTGAACTACCTCATCTACACCGAGGCGTTCCAGTACAACGAGATGGGCAGCGCGTCAGCGATGGCGTTCGTGCTGTTCGCGTTCATCGCAGCGTTGACGATCGTCGCGCTCCGCGTCGGGCAGGGAAGGAAGAGCTGAGATGGAGACGCGACCCGCCACCGCCCGCGCCGTGGCCCCCGCAGCACCCCCCGCCGTCGTCGCCCGCCGTCGGACACGGCGGATGTGGCCCCGCGTGCTCGTCCTCGCGGTCGTCACGGTGGCGGTGCTGTTCCCCTTCTGGTGGATGCTGAGTCACGCGTTCACCCCCGAGGGGCAGCCGGTGAGCCTCATCCCGGCCGAGCCGACCACGGAGAACTTCCAGACCGCCGTCACGGCCGCCAACCTCGACACAGCGTTCGCGAACTCGACGCTCGTGACGGTGGTGGCGGTCCTCACCAACTGCATCGTGCCCGTGATCGCCGGGTACGCGTTCGCCCACCTCCCGTTCCGCGGCAGCTCCGTGGTGTTCTACGTCCTGCTGTCCACGGTGGCGATCCCGGGCTCGGTGACGCTCATCCCGCTGTTCCTCATGGCGAAGCACTTCCCGCTCGCGGGTGGCAACGACATCCTCGGGAGCGGGGGGAGCGGGCTGCTGGACTCCGTCGGGGGCCTGATGCTGCCCTACCTCGTCGGCACGATGAACATCTTCCTCTCTCGGCAGTACTTCGCCTCGATGGATCGCGACTTCGCGGAGGCGGCCCGCATCGACGGTGCCGGCGAGCTCCGGATCTTCGCCGGGATCTACCTGCCGATGGCGAAGCCGCTGCTCGCGCTCGTGGCCGTGTTCTCCTTCACCGGTGTGTGGGACGACTTCCTCTGGCCGCTCGTCGTGTCGACGTCGGAACGGAGCACGACGGTGCAGCTCGCGATCACGACGTTCGCCTCGTCCGGGAACGTGAAGTACGGCGCCCTGATGGCGGCCACGATCCTCGTCACGATCCCCGTCCTGGCCGTGTTCCTGCTGAACCAGCGCGGTTTCATCTCCGGTCTCGCCGACGGCGGGATCAAGGGCTGACGGAGCCCTCGCCCTGGCCCACGACGTACGACCTCCGAACGAAAGAGAGACCCACCACGTGCCGCATCACAGTGCAGACGTGCTCATCATCGGCGGCGGGCTGGGCGGCGTCGCCGCCGCCCGCGCCGCGCTCACCCTCGGCCGGACGGTCATTCTCACGGAGGCCGGGGACTGGCTCGGTGGTCAGCTCACCTCCCAGGCGGTCCCGCCCGACGAGAACCCCTGGATCGAGGAGTACTCGTCGGAGGGCTACCGCGAGCTGCGCACGCGCATCCGGGACCACTATCGACGGCACTACCCGCTGACGCCCGAGGCGCGCGCCACCGAGCATCTGAACCCGGGCGGCGGATTCGTCTCCGCGCTGTGTCACGAGCCGCGCGTCAGCGCCGTCGTCCTGGAGGAGATGCTCGCCGAGTGGCTGACGGACGGGCGGCTCACGTTGTTGCGCCGTCACGAGCCCGTCTCGGTGATCCGGACGGCCGATCGCCTGACGTCGGTGACGGTGCGGGACGTGACGACGGGCGAGCGGCGCGTCCTCGCCGGTGCCCTCGTCCTCGACGCCACGGAGCTCGGCGACCTGCTCGAGCTGGCCGACGTGCCGCACGTGATCGGCGCCGAGTCCCGGGCGGAGACCGGCGAGCTGCACGCTCCCGACGTCGCGGACCCGCTGGACCAGCAGGCGATCACGTGGTGCGCGGCGCTCGAGTACCGCGCGGGGGAGTCGCACGTCATCCCCGAGCCGCCCGGGTACGCGCACTGGCGCGACACCGCGGACCCGCGCTGGCCGGGATCGCAGCTGTCGTGGTCCGACGTGCACCCCATCACGCTGGAGGAGCGGTACCGGCCGATCTTCGCGGGCTCACCCGAGGAGGCGATCGACGGCCAGCAACGGGACCTGTGGCACTACCGCCG includes these proteins:
- a CDS encoding alpha/beta fold hydrolase; amino-acid sequence: MLVGHSWGGPIVRTAAAARPGRVRGLVLVDPADEDCAVYSSPMNERVNRIQAASPTRSDDSWPACRTRDRAGPQSRRRRPVPPRCHGCGPASGR
- a CDS encoding beta-N-acetylhexosaminidase, whose amino-acid sequence is MPELADPTALVPLPLHVETRPGTFRFGADAALVAEPAALDSAWLLQSYLLRAGVRGNVHGVPAGEAAAGAVVLRVDDTCSDDAEGYRLVVAPDAVELVGASADGLARAVQTLRQLLPADALREGRRGGTPAMPCCVIEDTPRFRWRGVHLDVARHFMPVPFVLRFIDLAALHRLNVVHLHLTDDQGWRLEVPSWPRLTEVSSWRDETVVGRHGLDTGFDGTPLGGFYTADDVREIVEFARRRRITVVPEVDLPGHVQSVLAAYPELGNTGERVDVRTTWGISDHVLAPTDEALTFARDVLAVVADLFPSPWVHVGGDEVPRTEWRASPAAAERATALGLASVDELQSWFLRAIHADLTARGRRVVGWDEVLDDGGMPADTVVMAWRGVEHGLAGLAAGHDVVMCPKHVTYLDYASSSGEDEPLAPRRTITLEDIAAWEPEPPGSADLPGRILGVQGQLWTEYMPTPRDVEYMAFPRLAALAEAGWTSAKRREAADLLDRMPGHLRRLDALGVNYRPLAGPHPWQRGGTGRRRRL
- a CDS encoding alkaline phosphatase D family protein gives rise to the protein MAGGRRQVSRRRFLGYSGAGAAAVMLGTGAWQDTEASAHVRGYPFTLGVASGDPLPDGVVLWTRLAVDPLAPDGRGGMPNKQVPVQYQVAEDERFRRVVRSGTAFATPELGHSVHPEISGLRPDREYWYRFRVGRELSPAGRTRTAPAPGTMTQSLRFAVASCQSYEAGFYTTLQHLAQEDLDLVVHLGDYIYEESYVPEPILHDGTPMPDYLRTECFDLDRYRLQYALYKSDPHLQAAHAMCPWLTTFDDHEVENDWLGPRSEADDEPDQDPAVFAQRKADAFQAMYENLPLRHTQMPSGPSIRIHRRIGYGTLADFTMLDSRQYRSERGRDNPDATMLGGAQRDWLVDGFSSSEATWQVIGNQQPMAQLDRDPDPEKISYYGVWDNYNVEREHVLTQAHERGVDNLVVVTGDRHNNYFMELKADYADPDSPVIGTEIVGTSLASGRDGADMLPIGEVYLAENPHMKFCNFQRGYNVVTLTPDTMRSDYRVVPYISQPGAPISTRASFVVEDGVPGGVSA
- a CDS encoding LacI family DNA-binding transcriptional regulator, translated to MIGRPRQRDIARLAGVSQTTVSLALNGKTADYGINPETEQKIMAAARELGYVPNVTARALRGGRNNLLGVHAFEPLFPTSRESYYEEILVGIEQAAIRAGQDLVLFTSIHQHAGRASVFHEGRNRLRIADGAVILGFDEHDDELARLAAEGYTFVFVGRRDKASALGPYVGAAYVDGVADVTRRIHELGHRRVAYLGLNDRLEPRVERHQGFRLTADELGMDVVDERWSAGEAIDGPWLRRLVGSGATALLVESSAQLERVGAECAAAGIGVPDQLSVVGLDSITDPAATTREWSHLRVPRRGMGARAVEVLLEVLHGERELTHHELLTCTFEPGRTLAPPARGA
- a CDS encoding ABC transporter substrate-binding protein, which codes for MPSRTWAGTVAGAAALSLLVACSGGGGADDGDDAGAGDTLTVWFPGKSESEMALINDTIVPAFEEETGAEVEVTFVDWPDLSPKLNAAFAAGTAPDVIGHGVAATADLAANERILDLSSYIDELDPELHDDVATALAGGEVGGTPYMVPLIMTSRLLVYSGADFTEAGLDPDAPPATWEEVRETAEQLTVRDGDQITRSGLLLGSQPIANQQSFATLLWSHGGDFLNEDDSEAILDSPEGVEALQYFADLYQGENPVDGLLGVEWSGLPIGEQPVVAGTASMQLVSAGAIVDYQEAAPDRDLRLMAPPSFDGHEPGTFGGPGNGLMINADSDVPDLAWEFIAGMIDPETNLTYSQELGQLPIHASAVESDYITSNPDLVRAVESLPYAHPNPNVPGWVQMRDAMGQHLERALHGEAEPADALEASAAEMDEILAAGS
- a CDS encoding carbohydrate ABC transporter permease, with protein sequence MPQALEATARRPETPAGARPPQRRRGKLRSPMARMGMLFVIPAALYVVIFQLGPVVYGLVLSFSAYSPLDRSGPQFIGWDNYASIFTDPTFARAMAITGRYVLQVLPFTVVIALGLALLSNRVFRGVGLFRTGLYVPHVVSLTAVSMVWLWIYSDTGLVNQVLDLVGLPGQRWLTTQDAALNAVSAMRIWKALGSNMVLLLAGLQTVPKVLYEAAKVDGANAWQQFRAVTLPGLRPMLTYVVAMDIIFLAQGFPEIFVLTQGGPYGSTTTVNYLIYTEAFQYNEMGSASAMAFVLFAFIAALTIVALRVGQGRKS
- a CDS encoding carbohydrate ABC transporter permease; translation: METRPATARAVAPAAPPAVVARRRTRRMWPRVLVLAVVTVAVLFPFWWMLSHAFTPEGQPVSLIPAEPTTENFQTAVTAANLDTAFANSTLVTVVAVLTNCIVPVIAGYAFAHLPFRGSSVVFYVLLSTVAIPGSVTLIPLFLMAKHFPLAGGNDILGSGGSGLLDSVGGLMLPYLVGTMNIFLSRQYFASMDRDFAEAARIDGAGELRIFAGIYLPMAKPLLALVAVFSFTGVWDDFLWPLVVSTSERSTTVQLAITTFASSGNVKYGALMAATILVTIPVLAVFLLNQRGFISGLADGGIKG
- a CDS encoding FAD-dependent oxidoreductase; protein product: MLIIGGGLGGVAAARAALTLGRTVILTEAGDWLGGQLTSQAVPPDENPWIEEYSSEGYRELRTRIRDHYRRHYPLTPEARATEHLNPGGGFVSALCHEPRVSAVVLEEMLAEWLTDGRLTLLRRHEPVSVIRTADRLTSVTVRDVTTGERRVLAGALVLDATELGDLLELADVPHVIGAESRAETGELHAPDVADPLDQQAITWCAALEYRAGESHVIPEPPGYAHWRDTADPRWPGSQLSWSDVHPITLEERYRPIFAGSPEEAIDGQQRDLWHYRRILARRHLDESYTGGEITLVNWPHIDYWELPLLGVPAETRRQAELASRDLTLSFVHWVQTAAPRPDGGRGYPELRLAGDVMGTPDGLAREAYIRESRRIKALFTVTEAHIGCEMRGAHAGSATFDDTVGIGHYRIDLHPSTSGRTYVDIASFPFQIPLGALIPVGTANLLAANKNIGTTHITNGAYRLHPVEWSIGEAAGALAAHCLSTGSTPATVRARQDELRAYQAVLSDELGVPLAWPDEIRRTGQPDAEPAPSHAGTGASR